One Hordeum vulgare subsp. vulgare chromosome 4H, MorexV3_pseudomolecules_assembly, whole genome shotgun sequence DNA window includes the following coding sequences:
- the LOC123450319 gene encoding proline-rich receptor-like protein kinase PERK9: MDWPTRVKIAAGSARGLAYLREDCHPRIIHGDIKSSNILLNDNLEAQVADFGLARLTENEVTHVSMRVMGTFGYLASEYASTGKVTDKSFRVVLLELITSRKPVDTSRPLGDESLVEWSRPLLNRVIDEQEFEELVDPRLIGDYDDVEMFRMIEAAVACIRHSAAGRPKMGQVVRILDSLTLNDVDLSNSGRRDL; encoded by the exons ATGGACTGGCCGACGAGGGTGAAGATCGCGGCGGGATCGGCACGTGGGTTGGCCTACCTGCGCGAGGACT GTCATCCAAGGATCATCCACGGGGACATCAAGTCATCCAACATCCTTCTCAACGACAACTTAGAAGCTCAG GTCGCGGATTTCGGGCTCGCCAGGCTCACAGAGAACGAGGTGACGCACGTCTCGATGCGTGTGATGGGAACATTCGG GTACTTGGCGTCGGAGTACGCCTCGACGGGGAAGGTAACAGATAAATCCTTCAGGGTGGTGCTCCTGGAGCTCATCACCAGCCGGAAGCCCGTCGACACATCCCGCCCCCTCGGCGACGAGAGCCTCGTGGAGTGG TCGAGGCCGCTGCTGAACCGCGTGATCGACGAGCAGGAGTTCGAGGAGCTGGTGGACCCGCGCCTCATCGGTGACTACGACGACGTCGAGATGTTCCGCATGATCGAGGCGGCGGTGGCGTGCATCCGGCACTCGGCCGCCGGGAGGCCCAAGATGGGGCAG GTCGTTAGGATTCTAGACAGCCTAACCCTGAACGACGTGGACCTGAGCAACAGCGGAAGGAGGGATCTATAG